In Trichoderma asperellum chromosome 1, complete sequence, a single window of DNA contains:
- a CDS encoding uncharacterized protein (EggNog:ENOG41~TransMembrane:14 (o150-170i223-246o258-278i327-355o395-421i475-494o541-562i569-593o613-634i655-674o721-738i745-763o769-784i796-818o)) produces the protein MSEEHVTHVTSNDTGGVFDEKNTVENESKELPRITDEDDAAERDLHVTEDDLLEAKELAATYTLEEVRELLNTFYKLHKRDPNFPLDVIERIEDFLNNDGIFDQPEKHEQQISEMKIQAALITTNSPYAEVRSVVDNKDDPTMPCSTIRAWVLGILFSGAIAFINGFFGIRQPAISVTSNVPQLLAYPLGKLWEKTLPDVGITLFGTRHSLNPGPFNRKEHMLITLMASIAKSTPYTHYIVWIQFLPHFFNQSWAINFGYQILIALSSNFIGYSLAGICRRFLVYPSYCVWPQALVTIALNSAFHSDGNAPALGPFGKIWRMSRFKFFFYAFTLMFVYFWFPNYIFAALATFSWMTWIAPNNSKLTYITGSNNGLGLNPFPTFDWNVLSYNVDPLMVPFFSTFNLFIGMFFSMFIIIAVYFTNTYNTAYLPINSNKPYDHFGHRYNVTSILDSRGIIDNEKYQAYSPPYLSAGNIIIYMFFFSAYTAALTYGFLYHRLEIVMGFKDLINSFRPSKKDEVEKGQILDVHNRLMKKYKEVPEWWYMIVLVVSVALGCAAIAHWPTHTSPGVVFYGIALCLIFMVPTGIIYAMTGIEVSLNVLAEFIGGSFVEGNALAMCFFKTYGYVTCSHALYFSNDLKLAHYVKIPPRFTFFAQMVPTLVSTFVCVGIVTYQVHLEGVCTKDAPFKFVCPGENTFFTAAVLWGTVGPKKIWGVGGQYSETLLGFPLGVAVVVIFWLLGKYFPRSRVLRSAHPVVLLFGGLQWAPYNLTYMWPAVPVAAFSWVYIKKRYLALWSKYNFVLSAAFSAGIAISAIIQFFGLTYHGISLDWWGNNVVAQGCEADDCLLQTLPKGTFFGPSPGHYN, from the exons ATGTCTGAGGAGCATGTCACTCATGTAACCTCAAACGACACCGGCGGTGTTTTTGACGAGAAAAACACT GTTGAAAATGAATCCAAAGAGCTTCCTCGCATCacagatgaggatgacgctGCAGAGCGCGACCTCCACGTCACCGAAGACGATCTGCtagaggccaaggagcttgCAGCAACATATACCCTTGAGGAAGTACGAGAG CTCCTGAATACCTTCTACAAGCTGCACAAAAGAGATCCCAACTTCCCCTTGGACGTTATTGAGAGGATTGAAGACTTTCTCA ACAACGATGGCATCTTTGACCAACCCGAAAAACACGAGCAGCAAATCTCCGAAATGAAGATCCAAGCCGCTCTAATCACCACAAACTCCCCATACGCCGAAGTCCGCAGCGTCGTCGACAACAAAGACGACCCGACAATGCCCTGCTCCACCATCCGAGCCTGGGTCCTTGGAATCCTCTTCTCCGGCGCCATCGCCTTCATCAACGGCTTCTTCGGCATCCGCCAGCCCGCCATCAGCGTCACGTCCAACGTCCCCCAGCTGCTGGCATACCCGCTAGGAAAGCTGTGGGAGAAGACGCTGCCCGACGTGGGCATCACGCTCTTTGGAACTCGCCATAGCCTCAACCCTGGCCCTTTCAACAGGAAGGAGCACATGCTCATTACGCTGATGGCTAGCATTGCAAAGAGCACGCCGTACACTCACTACATTGTCTGGATACAATTCCTGCCGCACTTCTTCAACCAGTCGTGGGCCATCAACTTTGGCTACCAGATCCTGATTGCCCTGTCGAGCAACTTCATCGGCTATAGTCTCGCTGGAATCTGCCGAAGATTCTTGGTGTACCCGTCTTACTGCGTGTGGCCGCAGGCACTCGTCACGATTGCTCTAAACAGCGCTTTCCACAGCGACGGTAACGCGCCAGCCCTGGGACCATTCGGCAAGATTTGGAGAATGTCTCGATTCAAGTTCTTCTTCTACGCCTTCACGCTCATGTTTGTCTACTTCTGGTTCCCCAACTACATCTTTGCCGCGCTTGCGACCTTCAGCTGGATGACGTGGATTGCTCCAAACAACTCCAAGCTGACTTACATCACGGGCTCCAACAACGGCCTCGGACTCAATCCTTTCCCCACGTTTGACTGGAACGTCCTCTCTTACAACGTCGACCCTCTCATGGTGCCGTTCTTTAGCACTTTCAACTTGTTCATTGGCATGTTTTTCTCAatgttcatcatcatcgccgtgTACTTCACAAACACATACAACACCGCCTACCTGCCAATCAACTCGAACAAGCCGTACGACCACTTTGGCCACCGCTACAATGTTACCTCTATCCTCGACAGCCGCGGCATCATCGACAATGAGAAATACCAGGCATATTCGCCTCCGTATCTCTCCGCCGgcaacatcatcatctacatgttcttcttcagcgcTTACACCGCCGCCCTGACCTACGGATTCCTCTACCACCGTCTCGAGATCGTCATGGGCTTCAAGGACCTCATCAACAGCTTCCGCCCCTCCAAAAAGGACGAGGTCGAAAAGGGGCAGATCCTCGACGTGCACAACCGTCTGATGAAGAAGTACAAGGAGGTCCCCGAGTGGTGGTACAtgatcgtcctcgtcgtcagcGTGGCCCTCGGCTGCGCAGCCATCGCTCACTGGCCAACCCACACCAGCCCCGGCGTCGTCTTCTACGGCATCGCCCTGTGCCTGATCTTCATGGTCCCCACGGGCATCATCTACGCCATGACCGGCATCGAAGTGTCGCTCAACGTGCTGGCCGAGTTCATCGGCGGCTCCTTCGTGGAAGGCAACGCCCTCGCCATGTGCTTCTTCAAGACCTACGGCTACGTCACCTGTTCCCACGCCTTGTACTTCAGCAACGATCTCAAGCTGGCCCACTACGTCAAGATCCCTCCCCGCTTCACCTTCTTCGCGCAGATGGTGCCCACCCTGGTCTCGACTTTTGTCTGCGTCGGCATCGTCACCTACCAAGTCCACCTCGAGGGCGTCTGCACAAAGGACGCGCCCTTCAAGTTCGTCTGCCCCGGCGAGAACACCTTCTTCACCGCCGCCGTGCTCTGGGGCACCGTCGGCCCCAAGAAGATCTGGGGCGTGGGCGGCCAGTATTCCGAGACGCTGCTGGGCTTCCCCCTGGGCGTtgctgtcgtcgtcatcttctggCTCCTGGGCAAGTACTTCCCCAGGAGCCGCGTGCTCCGCAGCGCGCACCCCGTGGTGCTCCTGTTTGGCGGCCTCCAGTGGGCTCCGTACAACCTGACTTACATGTGGCCTGCTGTGCCCGTCGCCGCGTTTTCGTGGGTCTACATTAAGAAGCGATACTTGGCTCTGTGGTCAAAG TACAACTTCGTGCTATCCGCCGCCTTCTCCGccggcatcgccatctcagCCATCATCCAGTTCTTCGGCCTAACCTACCACGGCATCTCGCTCGACTGGTGGGGCAACAACGTTGTCGCGCAGGGATGCGAGGCTGACGACTGCCTTCTCCAGACACTTCCCAAAGGAACGTTCTTTGGACCTTCACCTGGCCACTATAACTGA
- a CDS encoding uncharacterized protein (EggNog:ENOG41~CAZy:CE4) encodes MGKKRVLVSYGVHVDAVAGRLGSYGGEDSTNDISRGIFAGTVGTQRLLKLFRKYDIKTTWFIPGHSLDSFPEDMKAVRDAGHEIGLHGYSHENPTAMTIEQQRQVLDKTYRQLAEFTGKPPRGSVAPWWETSREGAQLLLDYGIEYDSSMSHHDCQAYYLPVGASWTKIDYSKNAEEWMKPLDMGTDTGLVEIPSNWYLDDLPPMMFIKKAPNSHGFVNARDVEDIWRDHFDYFYREYDEFIFPVTIHPDVSGHPHALLMHERLIEHFKKHEGVEFVTNEEICDDFKARNKPAPGAIMPAERGAMLTKQPQRP; translated from the exons atgggcaaaaagagagtGCTCGTTAGTTATGGAGTTCACGTCGACGCTGTTGCAGGCCGGCTGGGCTCCTATGGCGGAGAGGATTCGACCAACGATATCAGCCGAG GCATATTTGCTGGTACTGTTGGCACACAGCGGTTGCTCAAGCTCTTTCGCAAATATGACATCAAGACCACTTGGTTCATCCCAGGACACAGCCTCGACTCGTTCCCAGAAGATATGAAGGCCGTGAGAGATGCTGGCCATGAGATTGGCCTGCATGGCTACTCTCACGAGAATCCGACCGCCATGACGATAGAGCAACAGCGGCAAGTATTAGATAAGACGTACCGCCAGCTCGCGGAGTTTACCGGCAAACCGCCCAGGGGTAGTGTCGCACCATG GTGGGAAACCAGTCGCGAAGGTGCTCAACTTCTCTTAGACTATGGAATCGAGTACGACAGTAGCATGAGCCACCATGACTGTCAGGCCTACTATCTTCCTGTGGGAGCATCATGGACCAAAATTGACTATTCCAAAAATGCCGAGGAGTGGATGAAGCCCCTTGATATGGGAACTGACACAGGCTTGGTCGAGATTCCATCAAATTGGTATCTGGATGACTTGCCACCAATGATGTTCATCAAGAAAGCACCAAACAGCCATGGCTTTGTCAACGCCCGAGATGTTGAGGACATATGGCGCGATCATTTTGACTACTTTTATCGAGAATATGATGAATTCATTTTCCCCGTGACGATCCACCCAGATGTTTCGGGCCATCCGCATGCTTTGCTCATGCATGAGAG GCTCATTGAACACTTCAAAAAGCACGAGGGGGTCGAGTTTGTGACGAATGAAGAAATCTGCGACGATTTTAAGGCTAGAAATAAACCGGCGCCAGGAGCCATAATGCCAGCAGAACGAGGTGCTATGCTAACAAAACAACCTCAGAGACCCTAA
- a CDS encoding uncharacterized protein (SECRETED:SignalP(1-18)~EggNog:ENOG41) has protein sequence MAVRSLAATLFLAASAFGKTDLAGCTYTDTVVQPSGLPGYDAYASRIWYVPGTGELCDILDCGGGRAPPKTDVPGCPLYSGTATYSPSYLDLKTQAVDAAATSSVEASATGAGTQVTVKATAQATTLATSVAVSESAPAANTAPTTAAPVVSSASSMATASKGLSTGTPGTPGRNGTSSGAHPSSTVPANGAAPTAAGVLGSVLAVGVAAAVAML, from the coding sequence ATGGCTGTTCGATCTCTCGCCGCGactctcttcttggccgcCTCGGCCTTTGGCAAGACTGACCTTGCCGGCTGCACCTACACCGACACCGTCGTCCAGCCCAGCGGCCTGCCCGGCTACGACGCCTACGCCAGCCGTATCTGGTACGTCCCCGGCACCGGCGAGCTCTGCGACATCCTGGACTGCGGTGGCGGCCGTGCTCCCCCCAAGACCGATGTCCCTGGCTGCCCTCTGTACTCGGGCACCGCGACCTACTCGCCTAGCTACCTCGACCTCAAGACCCAGGCTGTCGATGCTGCCGCTACGTCCTCCGTCGAGGCCTCGGCTACTGGCGCCGGGACCCAGGTGACCGTCAAGGCCACCGCCCAGGCCACGACTCTGGCTACCTCTGTGGCCGTTTCCGAGTCTGCCCCGGCCGCCAACACTGCTCCCACCACCGCGGCTCCCGTCGTCTCCAGCGCCTCATCCATGGCCACAGCCTCCAAGGGTCTTTCCACTGGCACCCCTGGCACCCCTGGCCGCAACGGTACCTCGTCTGGCGCTCACCCAAGCAGCACCGTTCCCGCCAACGGTGCTGCTCCTACCGCTGCCGGCGTCCTCGGATCCGTCCTGGCTGTTGGTGTTGCCGCCGCTGTTGCAATGCTGTAA